From Temnothorax longispinosus isolate EJ_2023e chromosome 3, Tlon_JGU_v1, whole genome shotgun sequence, one genomic window encodes:
- the LOC139810239 gene encoding chymotrypsin-1-like isoform X1, which yields MIKIFILTTSEIYINYCVSHLFATVPDIKSAKMRALVCLVFIALAYAIQGAPSPYIIGGKDAPIGKFPYQVSLRYYGVYKCGGSILNNYNILTAASCVAGLENRVNNLKVHVGTNFLNITGAAYDVASVSIHVNHLTGNDIALVHLKTPLTYSTLVQPINLMTSDENLDGKSCTLSGWGKKNDREISNNLQEIELRVYPQEKCRRLWAVKNTQLCTLTSEGEGACYGDQGSPLVANGVQIGIVSFGNPCALGYPDVYTRVSSFVSWINGHLRN from the exons atgataaagatttttattttaactacttcagaaatatatataaattattgcgtaTCACATCTATTCGCTACAGTCCCAGACATTAAATCTGCAAAGATGCGTGCGTTAGTTTGTCTCGTATTTATCGCTCTGGCATACGCCATTCAAG GAGCTCCATCACCTTATATCATCGGTGGAAAGGATGCTCCTATCGGCAAATTTCCGTATCAAGTTTCATTGAGATATTACGGCGTGTATAAATGCGGTGGATCTATCctcaataattataacatattaaccGCAGCAAGTTGTGTCGCAGG gTTGGAAAATCGGGTAAATAATCTAAAGGTCCATGTTGGCACAAACTTTTTGAATATAACAGGAGCTGCTTATGACGTAGCCAGTGTTAGCATCCACGTTAATCATTTAACCGGTAATGACATCGCCTTAGTTCATCTTAAAACTCCTCTGACATACAGCACGCTAGTGCAACCGATAAATCTTATGACAAGCGATGAGAATCTCGACGGCAAGTCGTGCACGTTATCCGGATGGGGAAAAAAG aaTGATAGAGAGATTTCAAATAACTTGCAAGAAATTGAGTTGAGAGTTTATCCCCAGGAAAAGTGCCGAAGACTATGGGCTGTAAAAAATACTCAACTTTGTACTTTGACAAGTGAAGGAGAAGGAGCGTGCTAC GGTGATCAGGGTAGCCCTTTAGTAGCTAATGGAGTTCAAATTGGAATTGTCTCCTTCGGTAATCCCTGCGCTCTTGGATATCCAGATGTTTACACAAGAGTATCCAGTTTCGTATCATGGATCAATGGACATTtaaggaattaa
- the LOC139810239 gene encoding chymotrypsin-1-like isoform X2 encodes MRVLACLVFIALAYAIQGAPSPYIIGGKDAPIGKFPYQVSLRYYGVYKCGGSILNNYNILTAASCVAGLENRVNNLKVHVGTNFLNITGAAYDVASVSIHVNHLTGNDIALVHLKTPLTYSTLVQPINLMTSDENLDGKSCTLSGWGKKNDREISNNLQEIELRVYPQEKCRRLWAVKNTQLCTLTSEGEGACYGDQGSPLVANGVQIGIVSFGNPCALGYPDVYTRVSSFVSWINGHLRN; translated from the exons ATGCGTGTGTTAGCTTGTCTTGTATTTATCGCTTTGGCATACGCCATTCAAG GAGCTCCATCACCTTATATCATCGGTGGAAAGGATGCTCCTATCGGCAAATTTCCGTATCAAGTTTCATTGAGATATTACGGCGTGTATAAATGCGGTGGATCTATCctcaataattataacatattaaccGCAGCAAGTTGTGTCGCAGG gTTGGAAAATCGGGTAAATAATCTAAAGGTCCATGTTGGCACAAACTTTTTGAATATAACAGGAGCTGCTTATGACGTAGCCAGTGTTAGCATCCACGTTAATCATTTAACCGGTAATGACATCGCCTTAGTTCATCTTAAAACTCCTCTGACATACAGCACGCTAGTGCAACCGATAAATCTTATGACAAGCGATGAGAATCTCGACGGCAAGTCGTGCACGTTATCCGGATGGGGAAAAAAG aaTGATAGAGAGATTTCAAATAACTTGCAAGAAATTGAGTTGAGAGTTTATCCCCAGGAAAAGTGCCGAAGACTATGGGCTGTAAAAAATACTCAACTTTGTACTTTGACAAGTGAAGGAGAAGGAGCGTGCTAC GGTGATCAGGGTAGCCCTTTAGTAGCTAATGGAGTTCAAATTGGAATTGTCTCCTTCGGTAATCCCTGCGCTCTTGGATATCCAGATGTTTACACAAGAGTATCCAGTTTCGTATCATGGATCAATGGACATTtaaggaattaa
- the LOC139809941 gene encoding chymotrypsin-1-like has protein sequence MRALACLVFIALAFATQGAPSPRIVGGKDAPIGKFPYQISLKYGGSHRCGGSILDNYNILTAAHCVAGLENQVNLLKVHAGTNFLNVSGAVYDVASVSVNKDYDDYLLINDVGLIHLKTPIKYNTLVQPIKLSTNDSNVEGKPCTLSGWGTTRVGGNTPNNLQEIELVVYPQKECARVQQRVKNTHICTLTKSGEGACHGDSGGPLVANGVQIGIVSFGNPCALGYPDVYTRVSSFVSWINANLKN, from the exons ATGCGTGCGTTAGCTTGTCTTGTATTTATTGCTCTGGCATTCGCCACTCAAG gAGCTCCATCTCCTCGTATCGTCGGCGGTAAAGATGCTCCCATTGGCAAGTTTCCGTATCAAATTTCATTGAAATATGGCGGCTCACATAGATGCGGTGGATCTATCctcgataattataacatattaaccGCAGCACATTGTGTCGCAGG ATTGGAAAATCAAGTGAATCTTCTAAAGGTTCATGCCGGCACAAACTTCTTGAACGTATCAGGCGCTGTATATGACGTAGCGAGTGTTAGTGTCAACAAAGACTACGATGATTATTTGCTCATTAATGATGTCGGTTTAATCCACCTTAAAACTCCTATCAAATACAATACGCTAGTGCAACCGATAAAGCTTTCAACAAACGATAGTAATGTCGAAGGCAAGCCGTGCACGTTATCCGGATGGGGAACTACAAGG GTTGGTGGAAATACACCGAATAACTTGCAAGAAATTGAGTTGGTAGTTTATCCGCAGAAAGAATGCGCGAGAGTACAACAAAGAGTGAAAAATACCCATATCTGCACTTTGACTAAATCAGGAGAAGGCGCGTGCCAT GGTGATTCTGGTGGACCTTTAGTAGCTAATGGAGTTCAAATTGGAATCGTCTCCTTCGGTAATCCCTGCGCTCTTGGATATCCAGATGTTTACACAAGAGTATCCAGTTTCGTATCATGGAtcaatgcaaatttaaaaaattag
- the LOC139809945 gene encoding chymotrypsin-1-like produces the protein MHAFFVLIVACLGVAAYGYPNIHIVGGSDAPPGKFPYQISLRKDGRHFCGGSIINRYTILTAAHCIARFRTPGALKNLTVHAGTNLLNESGSAYRVKQAIPHSNFNFMESSNDIGVLILTTPIEYTQYIQPIPLATSNIAPEGTSCTLSGWGTTSVSPNNLQEIELSVHSQAKCRQTWHGTNLNVLSSHICTLTRAGEGACHGDSGGPLVARGVQIGVVSFGAPCARGAPDVFTRVSSFTTWIRRNSVE, from the exons ATGCACGCGTTCTTTGTCTTGATAGTCGCCTGCTTAGGGGTAGCCGCTTATG GCTACCCAAACATTCATATTGTCGGTGGAAGCGATGCTCCGCCCGGCAAGTTCCCATATCAAATATCTCTGAGAAAGGACGGAAGGCATTTCTGCGGCGGATCCATCATCAATAGGTATACTATTCTCACCGCTGCTCATTGTATAGCAAG ATTCAGGACCCCTGGCGCTCTGAAAAATTTAACTGTTCACGCTGGCACAAATCTGTTAAACGAGAGTGGTTCCGCGTACAGAGTTAAACAAGCCATCCCtcacagtaattttaattttatggaaTCGTCCAATGACATCGGCGTACTTATTCTGACAACTCCTATCGAATATACCCAATATATACAGCCCATACCGCTTGCAACTAGCAACATTGCTCCCGAGGGTACCAGCTGCACTTTATCCGGATGGGGAACAACCTCGGTAAGC CCTAACAATTTACAAGAGATCGAGTTGAGCGTTCACAGTCAAGCCAAATGCAGACAAACATGGCACGGGACAAACTTGAACGTACTCTCTTCTCACATTTGTACGCTTACGAGAGCAGGCGAAGGCGCGTGCCAC ggTGATTCCGGTGGTCCTCTCGTTGCTAGAGGTGTTCAGATCGGTGTTGTCTCCTTTGGCGCACCATGCGCTCGTGGAGCTCCCGACGTATTCACTAGAGTATCCTCTTTCACTACTTGGATCCGAAGAAACAGTGTTGAATAA